The following are from one region of the Gloeomargarita lithophora Alchichica-D10 genome:
- a CDS encoding CGLD27 family protein yields the protein MSPCPVPTEQQPLNEYEALRDSWFYRWPSLDWWTYGQRLGWVAGVGALVAVPVAAASFEPHSQPLKFTLVAGAGVGVLPGLFLLQLYLGWRYVRHRLASQVIVYEESGWYDGQTWEKPPTVLLQEQLVSVYQVEPLLRRLRRTLAGLGLMYVAVGLLGWLCL from the coding sequence ATGTCCCCCTGCCCTGTACCGACCGAGCAACAACCTCTGAATGAATACGAGGCGTTGCGGGATTCTTGGTTTTACCGCTGGCCATCCCTGGACTGGTGGACCTACGGGCAGCGGTTGGGCTGGGTCGCCGGGGTGGGGGCACTGGTGGCGGTGCCGGTAGCGGCGGCGAGTTTTGAACCCCACAGTCAACCCCTGAAATTTACCCTGGTGGCGGGGGCGGGGGTCGGGGTACTGCCAGGGTTGTTCCTCCTGCAGTTGTACCTGGGTTGGCGCTATGTCCGACATCGGCTGGCGAGTCAAGTGATTGTTTACGAAGAATCCGGTTGGTATGATGGACAGACGTGGGAAAAACCCCCGACCGTATTATTACAAGAGCAGTTGGTGAGTGTTTATCAGGTGGAACCCCTCCTCCGGCGATTGCGGCGCACTTTGGCGGGGCTGGGGTTGATGTATGTTGCTGTCGGTTTGCTGGGGTGGCTGTGTCTCTAG
- a CDS encoding extracellular solute-binding protein, with protein MGQHRWLGWSAGLALLVGGCDFSANFDNTPALEVKLLFGSALKEFCAQAVPQFNQQNPKLADGTRFQITCTTLGTGDVVTQVVNLAQQWQQGQIKADNPEFPTLISLDGDIYHSQLIYRLEQLFPGKNYIPAITTAPLMAYSPMVFMVPSQVADSLKNVNSVYQKILPAATFQAIDPQAPPLKIFFVQTAPTRSNSGLQTLVTQFAEVSGKPPEQMTIKEVQTYLPQVQKIQAKVTRYGVSTGSLARDMVKYGPFWASIGSVYESAVIEANQKATPGQTRYVAIYPKATFTSNMRAILPSAPWVSPQEREAAEQVMAFLRSPPTQELAAGLGLRPGVPGVSLGSQFTPSNGVQPQPTFDSLRPPAPEVVATMLQAWEQVAKKPSRVVVVVDDSGSMRGQKLAAVQQSLYSYINNLRPQDELALIRFSSQVDAPISIQGTAAGKQQGLAFVNNLRAQGATLLYDATLAAQTWLRQNLRPGAINAVVVLTDGEDSGSRIRLPQLEQTLRQSGLNTDERISFFTIGYGNEGEFNPQALQRIATINGGYYKQGKPETIANVMADLQLEF; from the coding sequence CCCAAGCCGTGCCCCAATTCAACCAACAAAATCCCAAACTGGCCGATGGCACCCGCTTCCAAATTACCTGCACCACCCTGGGGACGGGGGATGTGGTGACCCAGGTGGTGAATTTGGCGCAACAATGGCAACAGGGGCAGATCAAGGCAGATAACCCGGAATTTCCCACCCTCATTTCCCTGGATGGGGATATTTACCATAGCCAGCTCATCTACCGCCTGGAACAGCTATTTCCAGGTAAAAATTATATCCCCGCCATTACCACCGCCCCCCTAATGGCCTATAGCCCGATGGTATTTATGGTGCCCAGCCAGGTGGCCGATAGTTTGAAAAATGTGAACTCGGTTTATCAAAAAATCCTGCCCGCCGCTACTTTTCAAGCCATTGACCCCCAAGCACCCCCGTTAAAGATTTTCTTTGTCCAAACCGCCCCCACCCGCTCCAACTCCGGTTTGCAAACCCTGGTCACCCAATTTGCGGAAGTGTCCGGCAAACCCCCGGAGCAAATGACCATCAAGGAGGTGCAAACCTACCTGCCCCAGGTGCAAAAAATCCAGGCCAAGGTCACCCGTTATGGCGTTTCCACCGGGAGCCTGGCGCGGGACATGGTGAAGTACGGTCCGTTTTGGGCTTCCATCGGCTCGGTTTACGAATCGGCGGTGATCGAAGCCAACCAAAAGGCCACCCCCGGCCAGACCCGTTATGTCGCCATTTATCCCAAGGCCACCTTTACGTCCAATATGCGGGCGATCCTGCCCAGTGCCCCCTGGGTCAGCCCCCAGGAACGGGAAGCCGCCGAGCAGGTGATGGCATTTCTGCGCTCCCCACCCACCCAGGAATTGGCCGCCGGGTTGGGCTTGCGTCCCGGTGTCCCCGGTGTGTCCCTGGGAAGCCAATTTACCCCCAGCAATGGCGTACAGCCCCAACCCACCTTTGACTCCCTACGCCCGCCTGCCCCGGAGGTGGTCGCCACGATGCTCCAAGCCTGGGAACAGGTAGCCAAAAAGCCCTCGCGAGTGGTGGTGGTGGTGGATGATTCCGGCTCCATGCGGGGGCAAAAACTGGCCGCCGTGCAACAGTCCCTCTACAGCTACATCAACAACCTGCGACCCCAGGATGAACTGGCCTTGATTCGCTTTAGTTCCCAGGTGGATGCCCCCATCTCCATCCAGGGGACTGCCGCCGGGAAACAACAGGGCTTGGCATTTGTAAATAACCTCCGGGCACAGGGAGCCACCCTGCTCTACGATGCCACCCTCGCCGCCCAGACCTGGTTGCGCCAAAACCTGCGCCCCGGTGCCATCAATGCGGTGGTAGTCCTGACCGATGGGGAGGACTCCGGCTCCCGAATCAGATTGCCCCAACTGGAGCAAACCCTGCGGCAAAGCGGCCTGAATACCGATGAACGGATCAGCTTTTTCACCATCGGCTATGGCAATGAAGGCGAATTTAATCCCCAAGCTTTGCAACGCATTGCCACCATCAACGGCGGTTATTACAAACAGGGAAAACCAGAAACCATTGCCAATGTGATGGCCGACTTGCAGTTAGAGTTTTAG
- a CDS encoding winged helix-turn-helix transcriptional regulator, which yields MVTQMRPDHNAKNDSRDLIPIFSDCLGCKWTVNMLLCISEGINRPGTLLKNNPGLTTKVLNECLGRLIDYKILQKLTYPEIPPRVEYRLTNFGQELMRILLKIKELQDEFEHLSQS from the coding sequence TTGGTAACCCAGATGCGACCAGACCACAACGCCAAGAATGACTCTAGGGATTTAATTCCCATTTTTTCGGACTGTCTGGGTTGCAAGTGGACAGTAAATATGCTGCTCTGCATTTCGGAAGGCATCAACCGCCCGGGCACGCTGTTGAAAAACAATCCAGGTTTAACGACCAAGGTTTTGAATGAATGCTTGGGCAGACTGATTGATTATAAAATTCTCCAGAAATTAACCTATCCAGAAATCCCTCCCCGGGTTGAATATCGCCTGACTAATTTTGGTCAGGAACTGATGCGTATTTTACTAAAAATCAAAGAATTACAGGACGAATTTGAGCATCTTTCCCAGTCATAA
- the corA gene encoding magnesium/cobalt transporter CorA: MSSHLSQTHPSQWQGYTPLTTDAAWEDESYVDYYYDDPGDMPGTLTIDPEAPPPELVLIDYGSHHATRQPLTRPQECIPYMDSQSVSWLDVQGLGSEDILQELGQVFRLHPLTLEDIVNVPQRPKVEQYPDHILLIARMVTPREVGYGFDTEQVSFILGSSGYLLTVQEEGEHDTFASVRERIRVGKGMIRNYGADYLTYALLDTIVDGFFPVLELYGERLEELEDEVVINPTRTTLAEIHQLKRDLLSLRRLIWPLRDAVNVLIRDAGDFFGAEVRVYLRDCYDHTVQVMDIVETYREVASSLMDVYLSAIGNKMNEIMKFLTVISTIFIPLTFIAGVYGMNFAPDKSPWNMPELDWYWGYPFALGLMAVIAVALIIFFKRRGWFDNFSLVITDRVDGNPRL, translated from the coding sequence ATGAGTAGCCATTTGAGCCAGACGCATCCTTCCCAATGGCAGGGTTATACCCCGCTGACCACTGATGCGGCCTGGGAGGATGAATCCTACGTTGACTATTACTACGATGATCCGGGGGATATGCCCGGCACCCTCACCATTGACCCGGAAGCCCCGCCGCCGGAATTGGTTTTGATTGATTATGGCTCCCACCATGCCACCCGGCAACCCCTGACCCGCCCCCAGGAATGTATCCCGTATATGGATAGTCAATCGGTTTCCTGGTTGGATGTCCAAGGGTTGGGTTCTGAGGACATTTTGCAGGAATTGGGGCAGGTTTTTCGTCTGCATCCATTGACCTTAGAAGATATAGTCAATGTGCCCCAACGTCCCAAGGTAGAGCAATATCCGGATCATATTTTGTTAATTGCCCGCATGGTCACCCCTAGGGAGGTGGGGTATGGATTTGATACGGAGCAGGTGAGTTTTATTCTAGGTTCTAGTGGCTATTTGCTCACCGTCCAAGAAGAGGGGGAACATGACACCTTTGCCTCGGTGCGGGAGCGGATTCGGGTAGGGAAAGGCATGATTCGAAATTATGGGGCGGATTATCTTACCTATGCGCTTTTGGACACGATTGTGGATGGATTTTTCCCGGTTTTAGAACTATATGGGGAGCGGTTAGAAGAATTGGAAGATGAAGTGGTAATCAATCCCACCCGCACCACCCTGGCGGAAATTCATCAACTGAAACGGGATTTACTCAGTTTGCGGCGGCTGATTTGGCCTTTGCGGGATGCGGTAAATGTGCTAATTCGGGATGCGGGGGACTTTTTTGGGGCGGAAGTGCGGGTGTATTTACGGGATTGTTATGACCATACGGTGCAGGTGATGGATATTGTGGAAACCTATCGGGAAGTGGCTTCCAGTTTGATGGATGTTTATCTATCGGCGATTGGCAATAAGATGAATGAAATTATGAAATTTCTCACGGTTATTTCTACCATTTTTATCCCTTTGACTTTTATCGCCGGGGTGTATGGGATGAATTTTGCCCCGGACAAATCCCCCTGGAATATGCCAGAATTGGATTGGTATTGGGGGTATCCCTTTGCTTTGGGCTTGATGGCGGTGATTGCGGTGGCGTTAATTATCTTTTTCAAACGCCGGGGCTGGTTTGATAATTTTTCCCTGGTGATCACGGATCGAGTTGACGGCAATCCCCGGCTTTAA
- the rsmB gene encoding 16S rRNA (cytosine(967)-C(5))-methyltransferase RsmB produces MRKPPAPSIPADPRHLAWLALGELSAGQTTDNILTKYLTDEVTAPDRRLLMELVCGGTRQRGFLNAMIDQWVPRSPPVSVRLLLQLGLYQLHFCQQIPDFAAVDTTVRLARHTGHDKGAGLVNAVLRKYLRIVGEHPRRFPLELPAEPAPALALRYSFPVQLIQNWLAQVGLAETEKLCHWLNQSPMIYLRVNPLRTSVSGVLQEFQRWQIPAVAVPHLSQGVKVTGGGRVTDWPGFREGHWLVQDASAQWVSQILDPQPGETVMDACAAPGGKTTHIAELMGDRGTVWASDVSAQRLGQLQENIQRLGLASIQIRTGDARLFRDWQGVADRVLLDVPCSGWGTLHRHPEARWRSEMQDLSYLIQKQQELLQIAATWVKPGGILVYATCTLNPAENLQQIHTFLAQHPSWAVLPPTIHPALASAVDPQTHTVTFWPQRHDMDGFFVAKLGLSP; encoded by the coding sequence ATGCGGAAACCGCCCGCCCCGTCTATTCCCGCTGATCCTCGCCATCTGGCTTGGCTGGCTCTGGGGGAACTATCTGCGGGACAAACTACAGATAATATATTAACAAAATACTTAACTGACGAGGTAACGGCACCCGACCGGCGATTACTCATGGAATTGGTGTGTGGGGGAACCCGACAGCGGGGATTTTTGAATGCCATGATTGACCAATGGGTGCCCCGGTCGCCGCCAGTGTCGGTGCGATTGTTATTACAGTTGGGCTTGTACCAGCTACACTTTTGCCAGCAAATTCCTGATTTTGCCGCCGTGGATACCACCGTGCGCTTAGCTCGGCATACAGGGCATGACAAGGGGGCAGGTCTGGTGAATGCCGTCCTGCGAAAATATTTACGCATCGTGGGCGAGCATCCCCGGCGATTTCCTTTAGAATTACCGGCTGAACCCGCCCCGGCGCTGGCATTGCGGTACAGTTTTCCCGTACAACTGATCCAAAATTGGCTGGCTCAGGTGGGGTTGGCGGAAACTGAAAAATTGTGTCACTGGTTGAATCAATCCCCAATGATTTACCTGCGGGTGAATCCCCTGCGGACAAGTGTTTCTGGCGTATTACAGGAATTTCAGCGGTGGCAAATCCCGGCGGTGGCGGTGCCCCATCTGTCCCAGGGGGTCAAGGTTACCGGTGGCGGGCGGGTGACGGACTGGCCGGGGTTTCGGGAGGGGCATTGGCTGGTGCAGGATGCCAGTGCCCAATGGGTGAGCCAGATTCTCGACCCGCAACCGGGGGAGACGGTGATGGATGCCTGTGCCGCCCCTGGGGGTAAGACTACCCATATCGCCGAATTGATGGGGGATCGGGGCACGGTCTGGGCGAGTGATGTCAGTGCCCAACGGTTAGGTCAACTGCAAGAAAATATCCAGCGGCTGGGATTGGCTTCGATCCAGATCAGAACCGGGGATGCCCGCCTATTTAGGGATTGGCAGGGGGTGGCGGATCGGGTATTGTTGGATGTGCCCTGTAGTGGCTGGGGAACCTTGCATCGCCATCCTGAAGCCCGCTGGCGGTCGGAAATGCAGGATTTATCTTATTTAATCCAAAAGCAACAGGAATTACTGCAAATAGCGGCCACCTGGGTCAAACCGGGGGGGATTTTGGTCTATGCCACCTGCACGTTGAATCCGGCGGAAAATCTCCAGCAAATTCATACCTTTTTAGCCCAGCATCCCAGTTGGGCGGTGCTACCCCCAACCATTCACCCGGCACTAGCCTCTGCCGTTGACCCCCAAACCCACACCGTTACCTTTTGGCCGCAGAGACACGACATGGATGGTTTTTTTGTCGCCAAATTAGGTTTATCCCCTTAG
- a CDS encoding glycosyltransferase family 4 protein produces the protein MHIAWLGKKSPFCGNVTYSREVTNALRDRGYQVSFLHFAANTQQDSAQEFSLPCLYKSQIYTLPSPGANQTLLRTLRKLRPDVVHASLTLSPMDFSLPEICAELNLPLIATFHPAFAARGLNFASSTQFLTYQLYAPCLSNYDRVIVFSHLQQELLVRLGVPLERLCVIPNGVDTERYCPGWSNLKSELHADCIFIYQGRMALEKNVEALLQAWKRSEMGSQAKLLMVGNGPLAASLMNHYGPEQGVLWLGFVAQERERVRLLQGADVYVLPSLVEGLSLSLLEAMACGLACVATDAGADGEVLERGAGIILSAQGVATQLRTLLPMLAEQAEFRRILGTKARQRVLERYTLNRNLALLETLYAETARPVYSR, from the coding sequence ATGCACATTGCCTGGTTGGGAAAAAAATCACCCTTTTGTGGAAATGTCACCTACAGTCGGGAAGTGACCAATGCCCTGCGGGATCGGGGGTATCAGGTAAGTTTTTTGCATTTCGCCGCCAATACCCAACAGGATTCGGCCCAGGAATTTTCCCTCCCCTGTCTCTACAAATCCCAAATTTATACCCTCCCCAGCCCCGGAGCCAACCAGACCCTGTTGCGGACGTTACGCAAACTGCGCCCGGACGTGGTACACGCCTCGCTGACCCTATCGCCAATGGATTTCAGCCTGCCGGAAATCTGTGCCGAATTAAACCTACCGCTGATCGCCACGTTTCACCCAGCCTTCGCCGCCCGGGGGTTGAATTTCGCCTCCAGCACCCAGTTTTTGACCTATCAACTCTACGCCCCCTGCTTGAGCAATTACGACCGGGTAATCGTATTTTCCCACCTGCAACAGGAGCTACTCGTGCGCCTGGGGGTGCCCCTGGAACGGCTGTGTGTCATTCCCAATGGGGTGGATACGGAACGCTATTGCCCCGGCTGGAGCAACCTCAAAAGCGAACTCCATGCCGATTGCATTTTTATTTACCAGGGGCGCATGGCCTTGGAAAAAAATGTGGAGGCGCTTTTGCAAGCCTGGAAACGCTCGGAAATGGGCAGTCAGGCCAAATTGCTCATGGTGGGCAATGGCCCCCTGGCGGCGAGTTTAATGAACCATTACGGCCCGGAGCAAGGGGTGCTGTGGCTGGGGTTTGTGGCGCAGGAACGGGAGCGGGTGCGGCTATTGCAGGGGGCCGATGTGTATGTCCTGCCCTCGTTGGTGGAAGGGTTGTCCCTGTCTTTGCTAGAAGCGATGGCCTGCGGGTTGGCCTGTGTCGCCACGGATGCGGGAGCCGACGGGGAAGTGCTGGAACGGGGCGCAGGCATTATCCTCTCGGCGCAGGGGGTAGCGACCCAACTCCGCACCCTTTTGCCCATGCTGGCTGAGCAGGCGGAATTTCGCCGAATTTTGGGCACCAAAGCCCGCCAACGGGTCTTGGAACGCTACACCCTCAACCGCAATTTAGCCCTGCTGGAAACCCTCTATGCGGAAACCGCCCGCCCCGTCTATTCCCGCTGA
- a CDS encoding asparaginase, giving the protein MESLHQVHAALCDERGRLLAVAGDGETTTFARSSFKPFQALVVAMTGTLEQFGLGERDLAVMCSSHRGQIEATRQVFHILWQADIDPTQLQCPVPAGRQSPLEHGCSGKHAGMLAVCAKYGWPRSTYLHRQHPVQELILSQVGELLGVPGAEFIAVHDDCGAPTYLLQLHQLAALYGRMATGQHLGLEQITRAMTQQAVLVAGAGSFDTELMHLTQGTLVSKAGAEGVQCLANLETGMGLAIRVLDGAKRAKYATAIHLLHQLGWISPSVRERLAERFVQLGAYLRLEVQGELSLL; this is encoded by the coding sequence ATGGAGTCTTTGCATCAGGTGCATGCGGCGCTGTGCGACGAACGGGGGCGGTTGCTGGCGGTGGCGGGGGATGGGGAAACCACCACCTTTGCCCGCAGTAGTTTCAAACCGTTTCAAGCCCTGGTGGTGGCGATGACGGGCACTTTGGAACAGTTTGGGCTGGGGGAACGGGATTTGGCGGTGATGTGTAGTTCCCACCGGGGGCAGATAGAGGCCACGCGCCAGGTGTTTCATATTCTGTGGCAGGCGGATATTGACCCTACCCAGTTGCAATGCCCGGTGCCCGCCGGTCGCCAGAGTCCCCTGGAGCATGGCTGTTCGGGAAAACACGCCGGGATGTTGGCCGTGTGTGCCAAGTATGGCTGGCCTCGCAGTACCTATTTACACCGTCAGCACCCGGTGCAGGAACTGATTTTGAGCCAGGTGGGGGAATTGTTGGGGGTGCCGGGGGCGGAATTTATTGCCGTGCATGATGACTGTGGTGCGCCGACCTATCTTTTGCAACTGCACCAACTGGCCGCCCTCTATGGCCGCATGGCGACCGGCCAACACCTGGGGCTGGAGCAAATCACCCGCGCCATGACCCAACAGGCGGTTTTGGTGGCGGGGGCAGGCTCTTTTGATACGGAATTGATGCACCTAACCCAGGGCACGTTGGTCAGCAAAGCGGGGGCGGAGGGGGTGCAATGCCTCGCCAATTTGGAAACCGGGATGGGCTTGGCGATTCGGGTGCTGGATGGGGCGAAACGGGCAAAGTATGCCACCGCCATTCATCTCCTGCATCAGTTGGGCTGGATTTCGCCGTCGGTGCGAGAACGCTTGGCGGAGCGGTTTGTGCAATTGGGGGCGTATCTCCGCCTGGAGGTGCAGGGGGAACTGTCCCTACTTTAG
- a CDS encoding tetratricopeptide repeat protein, which yields MRQWLWLWLWLYLTALPVLAQGGGGGNRAESSRVLAETNPRPWSEFVQIEVDRAFRHTTVLLNLFLLVLILLPVATGLGLWWLRRSIVIQLVQTATERAQKQIQAQAEITIAEVLAQHLTHYQITLAALNTQSRQTLEQEWQKRLTTFCETTERVSLAPPSPGQVLPQLRHWLTHTQTELAPELYQHLVDWLHRDWAALTGADCLLLGQVWQRLGQWEKALPYYQQASQQQPESWETWYHLGLALNHLHRYTEALTSFEQALALQPQASQIHQHRDAVLEKLG from the coding sequence ATGCGCCAGTGGTTGTGGCTGTGGTTATGGCTCTATTTGACCGCCCTGCCTGTGCTCGCCCAGGGGGGCGGGGGGGGCAACCGAGCCGAATCCAGCCGTGTCCTCGCTGAAACCAACCCCCGTCCCTGGTCAGAATTCGTGCAAATCGAAGTAGATCGGGCGTTTCGCCACACCACCGTCCTCTTAAATCTGTTCCTCCTGGTTCTCATTCTTCTCCCGGTTGCCACGGGTTTGGGGTTGTGGTGGTTACGGCGGAGCATCGTCATCCAACTGGTGCAAACGGCCACGGAGCGGGCGCAAAAGCAAATCCAAGCCCAAGCGGAAATCACCATCGCCGAAGTTTTAGCCCAACACCTCACCCATTACCAAATCACCCTGGCCGCCCTTAATACCCAGAGCCGCCAAACCCTAGAACAGGAGTGGCAAAAACGGCTCACCACCTTTTGTGAAACCACGGAACGGGTATCTTTGGCTCCCCCCAGTCCTGGCCAAGTACTCCCGCAACTGCGGCACTGGCTGACCCACACCCAAACGGAACTCGCCCCGGAACTGTATCAACATCTGGTGGATTGGTTGCACCGGGACTGGGCGGCCTTGACCGGAGCCGATTGCCTGCTGTTGGGACAGGTGTGGCAACGCTTGGGGCAGTGGGAAAAGGCATTACCCTACTATCAGCAGGCCAGCCAACAGCAACCGGAATCCTGGGAAACCTGGTATCACCTTGGGTTAGCCCTTAATCATTTGCATCGTTATACCGAAGCCCTCACCAGTTTTGAACAAGCCCTTGCCCTGCAACCCCAGGCTAGCCAAATTCACCAGCACCGGGATGCGGTTTTGGAAAAGTTGGGGTAG
- a CDS encoding DMT family transporter, protein MGWVYLFWASGFEVIFAVSLKYTAGYSKPLPSTVATIFAMVSIISLAKALNSIPVGVAYAIWTGLGTLGINLMGMMLFREPLGGSKALYILMILGGVLGLHSGL, encoded by the coding sequence ATGGGGTGGGTTTATCTTTTTTGGGCGAGTGGTTTTGAGGTCATCTTTGCGGTCTCATTAAAATATACGGCGGGGTACTCCAAACCCCTACCCAGCACGGTGGCGACAATTTTTGCAATGGTTAGCATTATCAGCTTGGCAAAAGCGTTGAATTCCATTCCCGTTGGGGTGGCCTACGCTATTTGGACTGGCCTGGGCACCCTTGGCATCAATTTGATGGGCATGATGCTGTTTCGGGAGCCGCTGGGTGGGAGCAAAGCACTTTATATCCTAATGATTTTGGGCGGCGTTCTCGGCTTGCATTCCGGGCTTTGA
- a CDS encoding carboxymuconolactone decarboxylase family protein, with product MFTVHNENTAPEPSKPILAQVRNSFGMIPNLERVMATAPALLAGYVHLWNLFDTTSLTAIERQVVYQTANVENECEYCVPWHTKLAQAAGMPEAEIAALRDGSGLSDAKLEALRCFARTLITERGKASPEAMAAFLAAGYTHQHALEVILGIGIKVMSNYTNSIAGTPLDPQVERLRWQKSNRVNRS from the coding sequence ATGTTCACAGTTCATAATGAAAATACGGCACCGGAGCCATCTAAACCTATTTTGGCACAGGTGAGAAACAGTTTTGGCATGATTCCCAATTTGGAACGGGTCATGGCGACCGCACCGGCTTTGTTGGCAGGTTATGTCCATCTGTGGAATTTGTTTGACACCACCAGTTTGACGGCGATTGAGCGGCAGGTGGTTTATCAAACCGCTAATGTGGAAAATGAGTGTGAATATTGCGTTCCTTGGCACACCAAACTTGCCCAAGCAGCGGGAATGCCGGAAGCGGAAATTGCCGCCCTGCGGGATGGCTCTGGACTGTCCGATGCCAAATTGGAGGCACTCCGGTGCTTTGCCCGCACCCTGATCACGGAGCGAGGCAAGGCGAGTCCAGAGGCGATGGCGGCTTTTTTGGCGGCGGGCTATACCCATCAGCACGCCCTGGAGGTCATTCTGGGCATTGGGATTAAGGTAATGAGTAACTATACCAATTCGATCGCTGGTACGCCGCTTGATCCCCAGGTGGAACGCCTGCGCTGGCAGAAGTCTAACCGGGTTAATCGGTCTTAG